The nucleotide window TCTATGCTACGATAGCGATAGGTATGCTTGTTTTAGCAGCGGATTTCATTGTAATCGGCAAAAACATGGAGATAGGAGAAATCTTCTGGTTCATAGGAACACTGGCCACAATATTCTTCGGCATACTAACACCGTATTTAATGTTCAAAGGTGAACATGTTAAACTCGACCACATAAATCCAGCATGGTTTATTCCACCAGTCGGGTTAATTGTGATTCCTATTGCAGGAAGTTTAATTATACCACATGTTTCAAGAATGGCACGAGAGTTTGTTACATTCCTCAACTATTTTGGGTGGGGATCTGGCTTTTTCATATATCTTGCCTTATTGGCTATAGCTATGTATCGATTTATTCTTCATCATCCTTTACCGAATACTCTCGCCCCAACAATATGGATAAACCTTGGACCTATCGGAGCTGGAACTGTTGCGTTGGTTAATCTCACCAAAAACTCATCTTTTATAGCAGTGAAAGAGCCTTTCTTTGTATTCGGATTTCTGTTCTGGGGATTTGGTATATGGTGGGTTATAATGGCTATTGCAATGACTATTCATTACATAA belongs to bacterium and includes:
- a CDS encoding C4-dicarboxylate ABC transporter; amino-acid sequence: MGTGILAMTSLFYSRYIPFLKNISYILFYFNIILFFVLLIPWILRWILFRKEALNDLEHPVLSNFYATIAIGMLVLAADFIVIGKNMEIGEIFWFIGTLATIFFGILTPYLMFKGEHVKLDHINPAWFIPPVGLIVIPIAGSLIIPHVSRMAREFVTFLNYFGWGSGFFIYLALLAIAMYRFILHHPLPNTLAPTIWINLGPIGAGTVALVNLTKNSSFIAVKEPFFVFGFLFWGFGIWWVIMAIAMTIHYIKRLKLPYAMSWWAFTFPLGAYVAASHTISSLFEIKLIDYIGFALYWLLFIFWLVTFVKTFIRAYHGTLFRG